The Desulfovibrio porci genome includes a window with the following:
- the nadD gene encoding nicotinate (nicotinamide) nucleotide adenylyltransferase has translation MTASNGQRPGRAILGGSFNPPHVGHLRLAVEAREALGHLVQGVDLVPCAQPPHKKTGNLLPFELRAAMLEAALAPLPQLRCNRLEALRDGPSYTWDTLRAYHAAEPGTDFYFLLGSPDFALLPTWQRGLELPRLCHFVVVPRGDLTPDEFMDMTRALWPTASEHPSALPGGVCMALPGGGLAYFLPLPWLAVSASRIRELWLAGRSVDYLVPEAALNLLRTHRQAIAAHWREAQ, from the coding sequence ATGACGGCGAGCAACGGACAGCGGCCGGGCCGGGCCATTCTGGGCGGCAGTTTCAACCCGCCGCACGTGGGACATCTGCGTCTGGCCGTGGAAGCGCGCGAAGCGCTGGGCCATCTGGTGCAGGGTGTGGATCTGGTGCCCTGCGCCCAGCCGCCGCACAAAAAAACCGGCAACCTGCTGCCGTTTGAACTGCGCGCCGCCATGTTGGAAGCGGCCCTTGCTCCTCTGCCCCAACTGCGCTGCAACCGTCTGGAAGCCCTGCGGGACGGCCCCTCCTACACCTGGGATACGCTGCGGGCCTACCACGCGGCGGAACCGGGCACGGATTTTTATTTTCTGCTGGGCAGCCCGGATTTCGCCCTGCTGCCCACGTGGCAGCGTGGCCTGGAACTGCCCCGGCTCTGCCATTTCGTGGTGGTCCCGCGCGGCGACCTCACCCCTGATGAGTTCATGGACATGACCCGCGCCCTCTGGCCCACGGCCAGCGAGCACCCGTCCGCCCTGCCCGGCGGCGTCTGCATGGCCCTGCCCGGGGGCGGGCTGGCGTATTTTCTGCCGCTGCCCTGGCTGGCCGTGAGCGCCTCGCGCATCCGCGAACTCTGGCTGGCCGGGCGCAGTGTGGACTATCTGGTGCCCGAAGCCGCCCTGAATCTGCTGCGGACGCACCGGCAGGCCATTGCGGCGCACTGGCGGGAGGCGCAGTAA
- a CDS encoding tetratricopeptide repeat protein encodes MNPQKNQGEEASPLFRDLQAEVASESAPLLQFMLRHAGLIAGVVIIFLLVLAGTGLWHWYSGGKNDEARQELARIGLTMQGPERVKALAALADKAPSDVRLSVLLALAQSALQSGDDAAAADAYAKVAKLDADGALGLTAALGEAGSLLKAGKNAEALTLLQGLEPRLPVENRSVQFRQMLAEAAVKAGQKDLAARTYQALAQEVKGLDGDYYRVRAEALAPAGGAQDNAASGKPAQDTAAQK; translated from the coding sequence ATGAATCCGCAAAAGAATCAAGGCGAGGAAGCTTCCCCCCTGTTCCGTGACCTGCAGGCCGAAGTCGCTTCCGAAAGTGCTCCGCTTCTTCAGTTCATGCTGCGTCATGCGGGCCTTATCGCCGGCGTGGTGATCATTTTTCTGCTGGTCCTGGCCGGTACGGGCCTCTGGCACTGGTACAGCGGCGGCAAGAATGACGAGGCCCGGCAGGAACTGGCGCGCATCGGCCTGACCATGCAGGGGCCGGAGCGCGTCAAGGCGCTGGCCGCGCTGGCCGACAAGGCGCCGTCCGACGTGCGTCTTTCCGTGTTGCTGGCCCTGGCCCAAAGCGCCCTGCAGAGCGGAGACGACGCTGCCGCCGCCGACGCTTACGCCAAAGTCGCCAAACTGGACGCCGACGGCGCGCTGGGCCTGACCGCCGCCTTGGGCGAGGCCGGAAGTCTGCTCAAGGCGGGCAAAAACGCCGAGGCCCTGACTCTCTTGCAGGGCCTGGAGCCGCGCCTGCCGGTTGAGAACCGTTCCGTCCAGTTCCGCCAGATGCTGGCCGAAGCCGCCGTCAAGGCGGGGCAGAAGGATCTGGCGGCCAGGACCTATCAGGCGCTGGCGCAGGAAGTGAAAGGCCTTGACGGAGACTATTACCGTGTCCGGGCCGAGGCGCTGGCTCCCGCCGGGGGCGCGCAGGACAACGCGGCGTCCGGAAAACCGGCGCAGGATACGGCGGCGCAAAAGTAG
- a CDS encoding glutamate-5-semialdehyde dehydrogenase, translating into MTPAEEMERLAARARDAARAMSRTTAEAKTRALTGLADLLAAREEDVLAANRKDLDAARAAGLDAPRLDRLTLTPAVMAEMRAACLHVARLPDPVGATESQWQRPNGLLVGRMRVPLGVIAMIYEARPNVTIDAAILCIKAGNAVILRGGSEALHSNTALAGLLQEALADAGLPPQAAQLVGITDHAAVTALCKLDQYIDVIIPRGGEGLVRAVTEAATMPVLKHFKGVCHAFIDADADLDQALDIVFNAKVQRPGVCNALECLLVHRDAAARFLPLAAAKLGEAGVEFRACPASLPLLGPNAVPQRPEDLGQEFHALVLAVRVVDDLDAALDHIARYGSNHTEIICTRDYGRAMRFLREADASMVAVNASSRFNDGGQLGLGAEIGISTSKLHAYGPMGVQELTTTKFVVLGQGQVRQ; encoded by the coding sequence ATGACCCCAGCGGAAGAAATGGAACGCCTGGCGGCGCGGGCCCGTGACGCGGCGCGGGCCATGAGCCGGACCACCGCCGAGGCCAAGACGCGAGCCCTGACCGGGCTGGCCGATCTGCTGGCCGCGCGTGAAGAGGACGTTCTGGCCGCCAACCGCAAGGATCTGGATGCGGCCCGCGCCGCCGGGCTGGACGCCCCGCGCCTGGACCGCCTGACCCTGACCCCGGCCGTCATGGCCGAAATGCGCGCCGCCTGCCTGCACGTGGCCCGGCTGCCCGATCCCGTGGGCGCCACGGAGAGCCAGTGGCAGCGGCCCAACGGCCTGCTGGTGGGCCGTATGCGCGTTCCGCTCGGGGTCATCGCCATGATTTACGAGGCCAGGCCCAATGTGACCATTGACGCGGCCATCCTCTGCATCAAGGCGGGCAACGCGGTGATTCTGCGCGGCGGCAGCGAGGCCCTGCATTCCAACACGGCCCTGGCCGGTCTGCTGCAAGAGGCCCTGGCCGACGCGGGCCTGCCCCCACAGGCCGCGCAACTGGTGGGGATTACGGACCACGCGGCGGTGACCGCGCTGTGCAAGCTGGACCAGTATATTGACGTGATCATCCCGCGCGGCGGCGAGGGCCTGGTGCGCGCCGTCACCGAAGCGGCCACCATGCCGGTGCTCAAGCACTTCAAAGGCGTCTGCCACGCCTTCATCGACGCGGACGCGGATCTGGATCAGGCCCTGGACATCGTCTTCAACGCCAAGGTCCAGCGGCCCGGCGTGTGCAACGCCCTGGAATGCCTGCTGGTGCACCGGGACGCGGCGGCGCGCTTTCTGCCGCTGGCGGCCGCGAAACTGGGCGAGGCCGGGGTGGAATTCCGCGCCTGTCCGGCTTCCCTGCCCCTGCTCGGTCCCAACGCCGTGCCCCAGCGGCCCGAAGATCTCGGGCAGGAATTCCACGCCCTGGTCCTGGCCGTGCGCGTGGTGGACGATCTGGACGCGGCCCTGGACCACATCGCCCGCTACGGCTCCAACCACACCGAAATCATCTGCACCCGCGACTACGGCCGCGCCATGCGCTTTCTGCGTGAGGCCGACGCCTCCATGGTGGCGGTCAACGCCTCCAGCCGCTTCAATGACGGCGGACAGCTGGGCCTGGGCGCGGAAATCGGCATTTCCACCTCCAAGCTGCACGCATACGGCCCCATGGGCGTACAGGAGCTGACCACCACCAAGTTCGTGGTTCTGGGGCAGGGACAGGTGCGGCAATAA
- a CDS encoding tetratricopeptide repeat protein yields the protein MLATAPKELRENIARAIGYLRRGEVERALTCMSAALRQYAGLRLLRAARAGLDIQINEFLSSLVHHQSMQPLLDPGHSGKPRAIPYQQGKENALATVLDGLAKILRDEAEESIRREAEARLERKKTLIQTGVQLMREGQAAKGRAFLKRVADEFSDEEGIRIQLGQIFAAAGQYAEAAEMYEEAMLSQPREAAAYTGAVTAWLKLREFEKAENVYKAILRTFGGHPSTFGKMAKMYLEWRQRGQAEDMALRALQADPQQTDALEVMAVLDKK from the coding sequence ATGCTTGCCACCGCGCCCAAGGAATTGCGTGAAAACATCGCCCGCGCCATCGGTTATCTGCGCCGCGGCGAGGTGGAGCGCGCCCTGACCTGCATGAGCGCGGCCCTGCGCCAATACGCGGGCCTGCGGCTGCTGCGCGCGGCCAGGGCGGGCCTGGACATCCAGATCAACGAATTTCTGAGTTCCCTGGTCCACCACCAAAGCATGCAGCCCCTGCTCGATCCGGGCCACAGCGGCAAACCGCGCGCCATTCCCTATCAGCAGGGCAAGGAAAACGCCCTGGCCACCGTGCTGGACGGTCTGGCCAAAATTCTGCGGGACGAGGCGGAAGAGTCCATCCGACGGGAGGCCGAGGCGCGCCTGGAACGCAAAAAAACGCTGATCCAGACCGGCGTGCAATTGATGCGCGAAGGGCAGGCCGCCAAGGGCCGCGCCTTTCTGAAACGCGTGGCCGATGAATTCAGCGACGAGGAAGGCATCCGCATCCAGTTGGGCCAGATCTTCGCCGCCGCCGGACAATACGCGGAAGCCGCCGAAATGTATGAGGAAGCCATGCTTTCCCAGCCCCGCGAGGCGGCGGCCTATACCGGGGCGGTGACGGCGTGGCTGAAACTGCGGGAATTTGAAAAGGCCGAAAACGTCTACAAGGCCATTCTGCGCACCTTCGGCGGGCACCCTTCCACTTTCGGCAAAATGGCCAAAATGTATCTGGAATGGCGCCAGCGCGGCCAGGCCGAGGATATGGCCCTGCGCGCCCTGCAGGCCGATCCGCAGCAGACCGACGCTCTGGAGGTCATGGCTGTGCTGGATAAAAAATAG